The genomic interval CAATGTTCTCGTCTCCCGTTTCATTATGGGCATGGACACGTAGCCAACATGTGTCAGCTCGGTTCACCGGTATTCACCAATGTTCTCGTCTCATTATGGGCATGGACACGTAGCCAACATGTGTCAGCTCAGTTTTACTCCTCTCAAACTTTATATTTTAATAGCTTTGGTGATTAAGAGTTATTTCCAAATCGGTCTCAGGAGCCAAACCCTTAATTAACAGCCTTGACTACGCTATTGCATTGGGCAGGACAAAAAAAAAGCCTTAATTGAGAGGGGAGGCTGTGCTTGGtttttaccccccaaaaaacatgttTCTAAATACCGAGTATACATGCACCAAAAGCACATTAGGCTATTCATTTTCATATGGGCAGTGTGTGTTACGGCTGAATTTGCCGAGTTTCCGCTGTCAACATTCATGTTATAACTAACTGCGTTACTGCTAAAACCAgcttttggttggtcttaaatatccctaACAGCGCTGCGGAGCATGTTTAAGGACACACCTAAAATATTTCCACCCCTTCCATCTGAGTGCAAGCGTGCGGATTATAAAACAGGTAAATTGCTGAACCTGgcgttacatgctgaccagaccactCGCATgatgattttgtccacccacaggttgaaatatcaaaatgaaCTTGCAAGCCTCATCAAATAGAGTCAAGTTCCATTTTAGCACCTGGCAACGCAGACGTGcccgagcagtgtgggtgcaatgattgaataacatgtatgtgtacatttattttgcaacgcttgtggtgtggtcagcatgtacagcgtgcatgttgattttgtccacccacaccagacatAATCAGAActcgcaggttgaaatatcaaaatgaaCTTTGAActaactatattaatttggggacacgtcgaaaagcattaaacatttatggcaattaaGCTTaatagcttgctgttgctagttaatttgtcctgggatataaacattgggttgttattttacatgAAAtgtacaaggtcctctactctgacaattcatccacagataaaagggtaaaccaagttagtttctagtaatctctcttcctttggactttatatggcggttggcaaactactttaaggtgcattaccaccaactggactggagtgtggccctcagttcatctttcaatcaaccacgtgggtatatgctcctaataaccaatgaggagatggaagaggcgGGACTTACAGcatgtcacaaatagaaccaagttctattttagcgcatGGCTACGCAGGAGTGCGCGAGCAATGATTGAATaatatgtatgtgtacatttattttgcaacgcgagcGGTGTGGCCAGCATGTTAGGAATGGAAAATGCCAGTGCGCTAGTTTTTTAAATGACGAAATTGCAAACTAACGTGCATTTGACACTAGCGCCACCTTAAATCCAGACGATGATAGAGCCTTTACTGTGCACTGTTTTAATTCATATTAGTAAAGATTTGTCTTGACTTTTAAAATCTACTACCTTTTTAATGTGGCATACCTGTGAGCAGAACCATTTTAATCTTATTGTCAAACAAGTCACTTCAAAGGCGTTGTACACTACCTGCGCACGTTCATCCACTAAAATTATTCCAGCATCCAACAGCACACTAGCCACTTGATGAAAGAAAAAAGACATCCAATAGAAAAACACCAGAAAGTGTAATGGGATTTGGCGATTGAGACACTTCATAACAGcattttggggtggcaggtagcctggtggttagagcgttgggccagtaaccgaaaggttgctggatcgaatccacgagctgacaaggtaaaaatctgtcgttctgcccctgaacaaggcagttaaaccactgttccccgggaggccctgattgtaaataagaatttgttcttaactaacttgtgTAGTTAAATaacaggtaaaaaaatatatataataagaaAAATGTTGCTTCAAGGACCATACCGGCTCACTTTCGATCCTGCACCTCAGCTAATCAAAAGGGACATAGAATGACTCCATTGTGGCATTGGAGTCATGAAAAAGGCTAACCTAACCAATGACCCATCATCACCTTATGTATTACTGCCTCTCAGTTCAAAGAAGTGACATACCAAAAAACAAACATCCAAATGTCTCCTGCCTTCCACGCATGCTGTCTGCCCCCAACACTAAAACATAAAAACAGTATTTTTATATGACTGAAACTAAATAAAAATGGAAAAacgaatataaatataaaaacgCCACTGCTGGCttctctgaagctaagcagggttggtcctggtcgcaCTCGACATTGCCCTGTGGAGGGTGCCGTATTCAGGATGGGACGATAaaccggtgtcctgactctggtcactaaagatcccattatcgtaagagtaggggtgttaacaccGGTGTCGTGGCTAAATtcacaatctggccctcataccatcatggtcacctaatcatccccagcttccagtTGGCTCATTcatcagtcaacttacctggtaaaataaggctTGAATAAATGAAAAATAACTGTCGGTTACATTGTACCGGCCCTAGTATAAGAATGTCTCGATTTTGGAAAAGGTAGCAGTAATATCATTTACATTTAATAATACAAGTCAAATAAACATGCTATATTGAAAAGGTTTACAATTGTCGGCAAAATATATAAATTGCAATCCACGATAGTCTTTGATTAAAGGTTAAGGATAGGAGGCACTTTCCATTGTCTGCAGTAGTAGTTATTGAACTATTTTCTTAAATGATCATCTGGACGTCAACTTATGTCAAGTTTGTTAGAACACAAATGTTGAACATTAAGAATCAGGTGACAGGCTGATGGCCAAGCCTCAATGTAAGTCTGCAGTGCAATGTAGACTCTGCAATACAaattagtgcactacacagggaatagggtaccatttgggaggaACAGTAGTTTCCTAGTTGAACCGCCTTTAGAATGGAATCTTGAACCCTGAACATTTGTGTCCCTTCATAACAGCATTTTTCTTATTCAATGTatacaaaatatagaaaaacagaaaacactgGACAACTCTTCAGTAACTAACAGTTAATTTTGCATCGGGTCAAAAGCCTCATCTACATTTTGAATTGGCCAACAACTCTCTAAAAGTTGAGAAAGAGCAGTCTCTATTGGTGGTACTTGTTCATTCAGGTTAGATCTAACAAGCTCTTCACAAGTAGTTCCCTCATGCATCTCTCTAATGGTTTTTGGtcttcccctgcctctcccccttcctctgctTGTGGCTTTCcttttgctccctctctcccccaccacctccgggtcgctctgcctctcttcctcctgctcccACTGTTTTGCAGATTTGTGTTCATTCAAATTCGATCCATCAAGCTCTTTACCAACAGTTCCTGCATAGATCTTTCTGCTGGTCCCTGGTCTTCCTTTTGGTCTGCCTATTGGTCTACCTGTACTCCTCCTTTTGCTCCCACTCTCTTCTTCCTCTGGGTTGAAGTCAGAGTCACTGTTGCTCCCGCTCTCCCCCACTTCTGGGTTGAATTCTGAGTCACTGTTCTTACTCTCCACAAACTCCTCAGGGTCAAAGGTCTGTcgtttcctcttcctccctaccCTGAGTGCCTTCTTCACTCTCTTCTGCCCAGTCTCTggctctccactctcctctatcATTACCTGTTGTTCAGTCTGACTCGCTGAGTTTGAGACGAACTCCtgtccctcttccttctccttggTCCCGTAGCCAAGGCCTGGGTGGCAGCGCTGGATGTGGCTTTTCAGACTCACGTTGTGGTTGAAGGACTTGTCACATTGCTGGCACTTGTACGGCCGCTCGCCCGTGTGGAGGCGCATGTGGGACTTGAGATGGCTCGCTTGGTTGAAGGAGCGCTGACACTCTGGGCATGTGTAGGACTTGTCCCCGCTGTGGACTAGCATGTGTCTTTCCAGGATGTGTTTTTTGTTGAACTCCATTTTACAGATGTTGCAAATGTGCTGTGTGGGCCCTCGGTGACCTTGAATGTGGCCGTCTCGGGCTTTAATGTCGCTAAATCGTTTGGGGCAGTCGGGGCATTCGTAGGGTTTTTCCACACGCGGGTGGCTCTCCTCGTGCCTTAGTTTCTCCGGCCTGCTCTGGAGCGACTTGAGGCAGTACTTGCACTCGTGCACATAGCCTGGCTTGTGGATTCTTCTGTGAATGTTAAGAGAGACCTCGTTAACGAACCGCTTGCCACAGTCCTGACAGACGAACGGCTTCACGTGCTCGCAGACGTGAGTTTTGGAGCCTTTGGTGAACGTGCCGCAATCCGGGCAGAGCGCTGGGGAATCCCCTTCGGAATCTGAGGCTAGAAGTTCACTTAACTCCACCTCCGGTTCCCACTCCCTATCagagctctcctcctcctccttcatttCTTCCTCCTCCATTTCTTCCTCCCCCACCATTtcttcctctcccacctctttttGTTCCTCCTCTAATAACTGACGTTTCTTCTGAATGGCTTTGTCGTCGTGAACTTCGTCATCCAAACAAAGAGTCGTCTCAAACACCAGGGTTTGAATGTCCTCCAGACCTTTGTTGCAGATATCACCATCGTTACTCTCCAACAGAAGACCACTTTCCTCTGCAGTCTGCAAGGACAATGAAAAAAAATGAGCAATCATTACAACGAATCAGTAATAAATCTTCAATGTTGTACTTACAATTGAAGCTCTTATACCAATAGTTCCACATAACTATTGGCTAGAGAGAAACACAATGCAGATGAGGAAGGGACATCAACACCCCACAGAATCTCCCTAAATATGTAAAATTCTATGGATGCATCTCAACCTATTTTGACTATGGACAAAAAAAATACTGCCAACCTCCTGATTTCACTTAGTTTACAAATCATAGCCATAGGTGATGACAATTGTGGTTACTGGTTTACGTGACTAACACCTCCCCATTAAAAGGTTGGTTGTTTTTATGGCTTGTGTGAATTTGCATTCATGCAGTGTAAACATTGATCAGTGAAAAATGATAAAGGCTACCTTCAAGGTCTGATTATTGAAGGTGCCTGTTGAGGTGCCTGTCTGAGCATCAGTGGATGTGCCAGTTGACATGCCAGTAGTGCCGGTGGGAGCATCAGTTGTGCCAGTTGATACTTTGGCTGCTGAGCGGGATAGGTATTCAGCTGGGAGGTTAAAGGGCTGGCTCTTCCATTGGCCCCGGTGGTCACAGTGGTTGCAGAACCGGTTGATGGTGAGCAGGGTGTCTTGGATGAACTTGTCGATGCTGCAGGAGCCGCGACAAACTGGACAAGTCTTGAACAACGGAAGGAGGCAGTCTTCATAGACCACATACTTCCTCGCCATGTACACCGTGACAGAGTTTAACCTGGAAGAAGATATTTTTTAATCATAGGTTACTACCGATTGGGCTTCGCAAGCAGGCCAGACAGTGAGACCGTTCAAAAGTAATTAAGCATAGTTGCATGACACTTTTCAATTGAACAGTCGCTCATAGATTAGGAGGACAGGTGGCCTAAGTCGTTAGCCAATTCATTTAGAATAGTTCCCTACGGGCTACTTAAAAGTAAAATTTAAGTTTATACCGGTTCACATCCCTGTGTGGTATGTCCTCCGTAAACCTTGTATTGACTCCTACATTCTTCTGGATTGGCTGCACTTGGATGGCTGTAAATTGAATACAGTAGCATGTtaggtcatttccatgtaaaaagacccatgagcaccaacgtgAAGTTCATAAGAGCATGTTGAATAGGATATCAAATGAAAGCtgaaaagtgtgcaaagctgtcaaaggcaacaggtggctactttgaagaatcgaaaatatatattttgatttaacacttctttgttttctacatgattccataagtgttatttcatagttttgatgtcttcactattattctacaatgtagaaaaatagaggttggccgatttaattagggccgatttcgagttttcataacaatctgtaaTCGGCCTTTTTGGATGccaattacattgcaatccacaaggagactgcatggcagacggcctgttacgcgagtgcagcatcaaaaggaccttgtggctgcaaggagctaaggtaagttgctagctagcattaaacttatcttataaaaaagcAATCAAtccataatcactagttaactacacatggttgatgatattagtaGGTTAATTAGCTTGttctgtgttgcatataatcaattaacaggcaccgctttgatcatcgaatcacagcctacttcaacttgataacaaaagcacatttgcgaaaaaaagcacaatcgttgcaataatggacctaaccataaacatcaatgcatttcttaaaatcaatacacaagtatattttttttaaccctgCATatgtagttaaaagaaattcatgttcgcaggcaatattaactagggaaattgtgtcacttctcttgcgttctgtacatgcagcagtttgggccgcctggcttgttGTGAACTGTTGAAAGGCCATTtgttcctaacaaagaccgtaattaatttgccagaattttgcataattatgacataacattgaaggttgtgcaatgtaacagcaatatttagacttagggttgccaccctaacggttccgtatttcactgaaagaataaacgttttgttttcgaaatgatagtttctggattttacCATatcaatgaccaaaggctcgtatttctgtgtttattataattaagtatatgatttgatagagcagtctgactgagcggtggtaggcatcagcaggctcgtaagcattcattcaaacagtagCTCTTAGCCATGCTTGAAGCACACAGAGATTAGGCTGACAATACTaatgtgcctataagaacatccaatagtcaaaggtatatgaaatacaaatggtataaagAGAAATACTCCTAtaaaacctaaaacttcttaactgggaatattgaagactcacgTTTCAtttgttctgagcaaggaacttaaatgttagcttttttacatggcacatatttcacTTATACTTTCTTCTCAAACACttcttgcattatttaaaccaaattgaacatgtttcattatttatttgagactaaattgatttcatTTATGTTGTAAGGGTTAGGgaactggtggcagtgaagtcAGACGCAGAAATAGGTAATAGCCGGAGCGGTTTAATTTCAAAACCAACGGCAATAAAAAAAGAACCTACATGGGTTCAAAACCCGACGCGCACCAGTAACATAGTACACAAgcaaacaaacaattccacacaaggacatggggggtacagagggttaaatacacaacacttaaTGATGgaaaatggaaaccaggtgtgttggaaaatgagacaaaacaaatggaaaatgaaaagtggatcgacgatggctagaagactgtTGACGCTGaccgccgaacaaggagaggaaacaaCTTTGGTGGGAGTcgtgatagatagatagactgctcaaaaaaataaagggaacactaaaataacacatcctagatctgaatgaaatattcttattaaatacttttttctttacatagttgaatgtgctgacaacaaaatcacagaaattatcaatggaaatcaaatgtatcaacccatggaggtctggatttggagtcacactcaaaattaaagtggaaaaccacactacaggctgatccaactttgatgtaatgtccttaaaacaagtcaaaatgaggctcagtagtgtgtgtggcctccgtgcctgtatgacctccctacaacgcctgggcatgctcctgatgaggtggcggatggtctcctgagggatctcctcccagacctggactaaagcatccgccaactcctggacagtctgtggtgcaacgtggcgttggtggatggatcgagacatgatgtcccagatgtgctcaattggattcaggtctggggaacgggcgggccagtccatagcatcaatgccttcctcttgcaggaactgctgacacactccagccacatgaggtcttgcattaggaggaacccagggccaaccacaccagcatatggtctcacaaggggtctgaggatctcatctcggtgcctaatggcagtcaggctaccgctggcgagcacatggagggctgtgcggccccccaaaaaatgcctccccacaccatgactgacccaccgccaaaccggtcatgctggaggatgttgcaggcagcagaacgttctccacggcgcctccagactgtcacatgtgctcagtgtgaacctgctttcatctgtgaagagccagtggcgaatttgccaatcttggtgttctttggcaaatgccaaacgtcctgcacggtgttgggctgtaagcacaacccccacctgtggacgtcgggccctcataccaccctcatggagtctgtttctgactgtttgaggagacacatgcacatttgtggcctgctggatgtcattttgcagggctctcgcagtgctcctccttctcctgcttgcacaaaggcggaggtagcgatcctgctgctgggttgttgccctcctacggcctcctccacgtctcctgatgtactggcctgtctcctggtagcgcctccatgctctggacactacgctgacagacacagcaaaccttcttgccacatctcgcattgatgtgccatcctggatgagctgcactacctaaGCCACTTGTGTgcgttgtagactccgtctcatgctaccactagagtgaaagcaccgccagcattcaaaagtgaccaaaacatcagccaggaagcataggaactgagaagtggtctgtggtccccacctgcagaaccactcctttattgggggtgtcttgctaattgtctataatttccacctgttgtctattccatttgcacaacaacatgtgaaatgtattgtcaatcagtgttgcttcctaagtggacagtttgatttcacagaagtgtgattgaattggagttacattgtgttgtttaagtgttccctttatttttttgagcagtgtgtgtgtgtgtgtgtatatatatatatatatactcaaaTCGGTACCGGCGTTGAAACATAATCAGTTGACCActagtagaaaatagtaaaaataaagaaaaacccttgaatgagtaagtgtccaaacttttgattggtactgtagaCATTAACAATTTTTCCTcaatctggcttcttcacctgcgggatcgtctgagaccagccacctggacagctgatgaaactgggtttgcacaaccgaagaatttcaaactgtcagaaaccgtctcagggaagctaatctgcgtgctcgtcatcttCACCAGGTtcctgacctgactgcagttcagcatcgtaaccaacttcagtgggcaaatgttccCCTTCCatactggagaagtgtgctcttcaaggaTTAATCCCGGTTTAAAATGTAGATGGCAGACATTGAatggcgtcatgtgggcaagcggtttgctgatgtcaaca from Oncorhynchus tshawytscha isolate Ot180627B linkage group LG22, Otsh_v2.0, whole genome shotgun sequence carries:
- the LOC112221597 gene encoding RE1-silencing transcription factor A-like isoform X1, translating into MTSKSKREIVCAVGGCKAENVSLHGLPSEQTLRLIWLKFIFNNQVPEKFSPYLRICTAHFSSDCIANQDRYTSGFAKSLILQQGSVPSILHPAAATNQVVEHMTSGVTKDEGCQYEPPSVCNIMVPSPPRPVLVPLKHNVSTQAYYYRGKNTNKAIQVQPIQKNVGVNTRFTEDIPHRDVNRLNSVTVYMARKYVVYEDCLLPLFKTCPVCRGSCSIDKFIQDTLLTINRFCNHCDHRGQWKSQPFNLPAEYLSRSAAKVSTGTTDAPTGTTGMSTGTSTDAQTGTSTGTFNNQTLKTAEESGLLLESNDGDICNKGLEDIQTLVFETTLCLDDEVHDDKAIQKKRQLLEEEQKEVGEEEMVGEEEMEEEEMKEEEESSDREWEPEVELSELLASDSEGDSPALCPDCGTFTKGSKTHVCEHVKPFVCQDCGKRFVNEVSLNIHRRIHKPGYVHECKYCLKSLQSRPEKLRHEESHPRVEKPYECPDCPKRFSDIKARDGHIQGHRGPTQHICNICKMEFNKKHILERHMLVHSGDKSYTCPECQRSFNQASHLKSHMRLHTGERPYKCQQCDKSFNHNVSLKSHIQRCHPGLGYGTKEKEEGQEFVSNSASQTEQQVMIEESGEPETGQKRVKKALRVGRKRKRQTFDPEEFVESKNSDSEFNPEVGESGSNSDSDFNPEEEESGSKRRSTGRPIGRPKGRPGTSRKIYAGTVGKELDGSNLNEHKSAKQWEQEEERQSDPEVVGERGSKRKATSRGRGRGRGRPKTIREMHEGTTCEELVRSNLNEQVPPIETALSQLLESCWPIQNVDEAFDPMQN
- the LOC112221597 gene encoding RE1-silencing transcription factor A-like isoform X3, coding for MYTWIKRLRSAFSAHSSPKNYFFHSTLEEVEHMTSGVTKDEGCQYEPPSVCNIMVPSPPRPVLVPLKHNVSTQAYYYRGKNTNKAIQVQPIQKNVGVNTRFTEDIPHRDVNRLNSVTVYMARKYVVYEDCLLPLFKTCPVCRGSCSIDKFIQDTLLTINRFCNHCDHRGQWKSQPFNLPAEYLSRSAAKVSTGTTDAPTGTTGMSTGTSTDAQTGTSTGTFNNQTLKTAEESGLLLESNDGDICNKGLEDIQTLVFETTLCLDDEVHDDKAIQKKRQLLEEEQKEVGEEEMVGEEEMEEEEMKEEEESSDREWEPEVELSELLASDSEGDSPALCPDCGTFTKGSKTHVCEHVKPFVCQDCGKRFVNEVSLNIHRRIHKPGYVHECKYCLKSLQSRPEKLRHEESHPRVEKPYECPDCPKRFSDIKARDGHIQGHRGPTQHICNICKMEFNKKHILERHMLVHSGDKSYTCPECQRSFNQASHLKSHMRLHTGERPYKCQQCDKSFNHNVSLKSHIQRCHPGLGYGTKEKEEGQEFVSNSASQTEQQVMIEESGEPETGQKRVKKALRVGRKRKRQTFDPEEFVESKNSDSEFNPEVGESGSNSDSDFNPEEEESGSKRRSTGRPIGRPKGRPGTSRKIYAGTVGKELDGSNLNEHKSAKQWEQEEERQSDPEVVGERGSKRKATSRGRGRGRGRPKTIREMHEGTTCEELVRSNLNEQVPPIETALSQLLESCWPIQNVDEAFDPMQN
- the LOC112221597 gene encoding zinc finger protein 345-like isoform X4 — translated: MARKYVVYEDCLLPLFKTCPVCRGSCSIDKFIQDTLLTINRFCNHCDHRGQWKSQPFNLPAEYLSRSAAKVSTGTTDAPTGTTGMSTGTSTDAQTGTSTGTFNNQTLKTAEESGLLLESNDGDICNKGLEDIQTLVFETTLCLDDEVHDDKAIQKKRQLLEEEQKEVGEEEMVGEEEMEEEEMKEEEESSDREWEPEVELSELLASDSEGDSPALCPDCGTFTKGSKTHVCEHVKPFVCQDCGKRFVNEVSLNIHRRIHKPGYVHECKYCLKSLQSRPEKLRHEESHPRVEKPYECPDCPKRFSDIKARDGHIQGHRGPTQHICNICKMEFNKKHILERHMLVHSGDKSYTCPECQRSFNQASHLKSHMRLHTGERPYKCQQCDKSFNHNVSLKSHIQRCHPGLGYGTKEKEEGQEFVSNSASQTEQQVMIEESGEPETGQKRVKKALRVGRKRKRQTFDPEEFVESKNSDSEFNPEVGESGSNSDSDFNPEEEESGSKRRSTGRPIGRPKGRPGTSRKIYAGTVGKELDGSNLNEHKSAKQWEQEEERQSDPEVVGERGSKRKATSRGRGRGRGRPKTIREMHEGTTCEELVRSNLNEQVPPIETALSQLLESCWPIQNVDEAFDPMQN
- the LOC112221597 gene encoding RE1-silencing transcription factor A-like isoform X2 — encoded protein: MSHISPVTTCSFLGCSKARTDTLHSLPKDPETRRQWVQFLFTSNPDVHIGTTTRICSAHFNRDSFLNWGPKSMGYAKLFVLKPDAIPTIFPIHEVSVEHMTSGVTKDEGCQYEPPSVCNIMVPSPPRPVLVPLKHNVSTQAYYYRGKNTNKAIQVQPIQKNVGVNTRFTEDIPHRDVNRLNSVTVYMARKYVVYEDCLLPLFKTCPVCRGSCSIDKFIQDTLLTINRFCNHCDHRGQWKSQPFNLPAEYLSRSAAKVSTGTTDAPTGTTGMSTGTSTDAQTGTSTGTFNNQTLKTAEESGLLLESNDGDICNKGLEDIQTLVFETTLCLDDEVHDDKAIQKKRQLLEEEQKEVGEEEMVGEEEMEEEEMKEEEESSDREWEPEVELSELLASDSEGDSPALCPDCGTFTKGSKTHVCEHVKPFVCQDCGKRFVNEVSLNIHRRIHKPGYVHECKYCLKSLQSRPEKLRHEESHPRVEKPYECPDCPKRFSDIKARDGHIQGHRGPTQHICNICKMEFNKKHILERHMLVHSGDKSYTCPECQRSFNQASHLKSHMRLHTGERPYKCQQCDKSFNHNVSLKSHIQRCHPGLGYGTKEKEEGQEFVSNSASQTEQQVMIEESGEPETGQKRVKKALRVGRKRKRQTFDPEEFVESKNSDSEFNPEVGESGSNSDSDFNPEEEESGSKRRSTGRPIGRPKGRPGTSRKIYAGTVGKELDGSNLNEHKSAKQWEQEEERQSDPEVVGERGSKRKATSRGRGRGRGRPKTIREMHEGTTCEELVRSNLNEQVPPIETALSQLLESCWPIQNVDEAFDPMQN